In a genomic window of Suricata suricatta isolate VVHF042 chromosome 12, meerkat_22Aug2017_6uvM2_HiC, whole genome shotgun sequence:
- the TMEM74B gene encoding transmembrane protein 74B: MASPPALELKTLRHGSQISRRPAPPGPVAPPREGVENACFSSEEQETHFQNPGDTRLGSSPSPPGGAPSRSRSQRDDLSLRSEEGPGLEPVSRPVDYGFVSALVFLVSGILLVVTAYAIPREARVNPDTVTAREMERLEMYYARLGSHLDKCIIAGLGLLTVGGMLLSVLLMVSLCKGELYRRPTFVPGSGSRKTYGSINLRMRQLNGDGGQALVENEVVQVLETSHALQGS, translated from the coding sequence ATGGCATCTCCCCCGGCTCTGGAACTGAAGACACTGCGTCATGGCTCCCAGATCTCAAGGAGACCGGCTCCTCCTGGCCCAGTGGCCCCACCCAGGGAGGGTGTGGAGAATGCCTGTTTTTCCTCAGAGGAGCAGGAGACCCATTTCCAGAACCCTGGGGACACCAGACTGGGCAGCTCCCCCAGTCCCCCTGGGGGTGCCCCCTCCCGATCCCGATCCCAGCGGGACGATCTGTCCCTGCGTTCTGAAGAGGGGCCAGGCCTGGAGCCCGTGAGCCGCCCGGTGGATTATGGCTTTGTCTCTGCCCTGGTTTTCCTGGTGAGTGGGATCCTCCTGGTGGTGACAGCATACGCCATCCCCCGAGAGGCCCGCGTCAACCCCGACACTGTGACAGCGCGGGAGATGGAGCGACTGGAGATGTACTATGCCCGCCTTGGCTCCCACCTTGACAAGTGCATCATCGCGGGCCTGGGGCTGCTCACCGTGGGGGGCATGCTCTTGTCAGTGCTGCTGATGGTATCCTTGTGCAAGGGTGAGCTGTACCGAAGGCCCACCTTCGTTCCTGGGAGTGGCTCCAGGAAGACCTACGGCTCCATTAACCTGCGCATGAGACAGCTCAATGGGGACGGGGGCCAGGCTCTGGTGGAGAACGAAGTCGTCCAGGTCTTGGAGACCAGCCACGCCCTTCAGGGGTCCTAA